Proteins encoded within one genomic window of Drosophila willistoni isolate 14030-0811.24 chromosome XL unlocalized genomic scaffold, UCI_dwil_1.1 Seg141, whole genome shotgun sequence:
- the LOC6641086 gene encoding uncharacterized protein LOC6641086 encodes FNTQSHRLPIMHKISMYKRALELERDLYESWLLLTVCFFLQWNQWHLITIFNCPDTDTDAEAEHCLYRLSNVAFTWSSVFFNIGLLVAILQIWPTCFKRYGHRKRLILLPIKLVILLYMTEWIELEMWQPFLGIIEHMLHSVGHAKRAETLYYYWPSLATWLMQDAYHVVRFVASFSLFLTAIDAAGPNWRSAIDFLLLGRLPETQEVQRLIRRAQQLRYQAQQMGHPMELSAQELLCDVFIQCFH; translated from the exons ttcaatACCCAATCCCATCGATTGCCGATTATGCATAAGATTTCAATGTATAAACGAGCCTTAGAATTGGAGCGTGATCTATATGAATCGTGGCTACTACTGACAGTTTGCTTCTTTCTGCAATGGAATCAATGGCATCTTATCACTATATTCAATTGTCCAGATACGGATACGGATGCGGAGGCAGAGCATTGTTTATATCGACTATCGAATGTGGCCTTTACCTGGTCGAGTGTTTTCTTCAATATTGGCCTCCTTGTGGCCATCCTACAAATTTGGCCCACATGTTTTAAGCGTTATGGCCATCGAAAGAGATTAATTTTACTACCCATTAAGCTGGTCATTCTTTTATATATGACCGAATGGATTGAGTTGGAAATGTGGCAACCATTTTTGGGCATTATAGAGCATATGCTGCATTCAGTGGGCCATGCAAAAAGGGCGGAAACATTGTATTATTATTGGCCAAGTCTTGCCACTTGGCTAATGCAAGATGCTTACCATGTTGTGCGTTTTGTGGCATCATTCTCATTATTTTTAACAGCCATTGATGCGGCAG GTCCAAACTGGCGAAGCGCCATTGATTTTTTGCTACTTGGACGTTTGCCGGAAACTCAGGAGGTTCAACGTTTGATTCGTCGTGCCCAGCAATTGCGTTACCAGGCCCAACAGATGGGACATCCCATGGAACTATCCGCACAGGAGTTACTCTGTGACGTCTTCATACAATGTTTCCATTAG